The genomic segment GGCTCGGTGACCCTGTTCACCCCCTTTCCGCTCTCGCTGACGGACGGCTGGCGGGCCTCGGAGGCGACCCTGGCCTCCGGGTCGCGGGTCCTGATTCTGGAGTTCGGGCCGACCCTCTCGGGCGGGGCGAGTGCGTCCTTGAAGGCGCTGGTCCGCACGGCGACCACGCCCGCCACGCCCGCGCTGGCGCTGACGGCCACCCCCCCCGTGCCCAAGGCCCTGGCCGAACAACTGCCGCCCGGCGACGCGATTGCTCCCGCGAACCGGGCGGCGTTGCCGTCGCCCCCCGCCCTGCCCGGCCACGATCCGAACAAGCCCAGTGCGCTGGCGGGCCGGGTCAGCCCCGGAGTCACGTCGGGCACGGCGCTGGGCACCCCCCGCGTCGGTAAGAATCCGGGCCTGACGCGCATCGTGCTGGACCTGCCGCCGGGCACGACCTACCGCCTGGTGCCCGGCGGGCTGGGCCTGCGGGTCGAGCTGACCGGGGTGACGGCGGCGGCCCTGAGCGCCCAGAACGTCAGCCCCGAGGTGCGCGGGTGGCGCTATGAACCCAGCCCGAACGGCGTGACGGTCACGCTGCTCACCGGCACCCCCCTGACCGAGCGCAGCGGCTGGCGGGCACTGCTCGTGCCGCCGCTGGAGGGCAGCACGCTCTCGCGGCTGGCGATCGACCTCTCGCCCGCGCTGGCGAACCTGACGCCGCTGGCCCCGCGCGAGAAGGTGGTCGCGGCGGTGCCCGCCACCCCGGTGAGCCGGGGCACGGCGCTGCTGGCCCTCAGCACCAGCCTGGTGCAGCCGCGCGTGGTCTTGGACGCCGGGCACGGGGGCAAGGACCCCGGTGCGGTCGGCTCGGTGATCGAGAAGCAGATCACGCTGGACGTGGCCCTGCGGGTGCGCGAGCTGCTGCGGGCGGCGGGCGTGGACGTGGTGCTGACCCGCGACGGCGACCGCGAGCTGCATTCCGACAAGGTCACCGACCTGAACCTGCGGGCCGGGGTGGGCCGGGCGCAGGGAACCCAGTTGTTCGTGAGTATCCATGTCAATGCGCTGGACGCCAAAACGGCGCTGCGCGGCTACGGCATCGAGACGTGGTGGAATGGCAACCACCCGCTGTCGAGTTCGCTGGCGGGCCTGCTGCAGCAGCATATGGTGGACGTGACCGGGGCCTACTCGCGGGGCCTGCGCAGCAACCGCTCGCTCGCGGTCTTGCGGGAGAACAGCGTGCCTGCCGCCCTGGTGGAAATCGGGTTTGCCAGCCACCCCGTCGATGGCCTGAACCTCAAAGA from the Deinococcus sp. NW-56 genome contains:
- a CDS encoding N-acetylmuramoyl-L-alanine amidase; the encoded protein is MKPHTIFLSSVLWCGVAGCWAGAQADPFQRTAPAQSLPNLRTSASPTPPAAPRSAATAAPATTSKAPAPAEATFGTPRTSSDGSQTRVVFDLTPGVSYTLNPTFGGLRLDVKGARVMPAVTTRLGASVSEYRAGNGSVTLFTPFPLSLTDGWRASEATLASGSRVLILEFGPTLSGGASASLKALVRTATTPATPALALTATPPVPKALAEQLPPGDAIAPANRAALPSPPALPGHDPNKPSALAGRVSPGVTSGTALGTPRVGKNPGLTRIVLDLPPGTTYRLVPGGLGLRVELTGVTAAALSAQNVSPEVRGWRYEPSPNGVTVTLLTGTPLTERSGWRALLVPPLEGSTLSRLAIDLSPALANLTPLAPREKVVAAVPATPVSRGTALLALSTSLVQPRVVLDAGHGGKDPGAVGSVIEKQITLDVALRVRELLRAAGVDVVLTRDGDRELHSDKVTDLNLRAGVGRAQGTQLFVSIHVNALDAKTALRGYGIETWWNGNHPLSSSLAGLLQQHMVDVTGAYSRGLRSNRSLAVLRENSVPAALVEIGFASHPVDGLNLKDTHYLDRVALGIAQGIRAALVGGVSASGAVAGR